A genomic stretch from Flavobacterium humidisoli includes:
- a CDS encoding TonB-dependent receptor, translating into MNYLSLKTSRFLFSISFLFSFLSVFAQQNHGKIKGTITTSDGDAAAGVNVILRNSKYGTVSNYDGSFDFNKVRANSYTLQVSLAGYETAETEVIVTENETSTINLQLKVSNKELNEVVVNGKKSNLSKKTDYVARMPLKNLENPQVYNVIHKELLQEQIAVDIRSAVQNATGAISKIYPSGGLEISFRGFSTGVNARNGMETLSGRSSISIDNAERIEVLKGPSGTLFGSSVSSFGGVVNLVTKKPFETSKTEISYTGGSFGLQRVAVDFNMPLTSNKKVLFRMNASANTENSFLNYGFNKTVLFAPSIIYKATDRLTLSLDTEIFNTNNTRPTYGRSYAAGLTNPTDLKVNYRTSLFADDLDAKTTSPKIFAQAEYKISDNWKSTTLFSLVDERVDHSYQYYTVWKSPTEVERMVSRFGPIHNNFTNFQENINGEFSTGSIKHKFLTGINYRFTKGTFKYATTQVLDVIDVTTNFEPIRKSDVDPKLKEMQFGVPNEQTFSVYASDVVSFTDRLSVMLSLRLDNFVQKKLEDTDGYNQTALSPKLGLVYEVVKDQVSLFGNYMNGFQNSGPVNQPDGSILILKPIYANQYEGGVKVETFNKKLSTTLSYYNITIDNATRTNPDGYNIQDGKQVSKGIDFEFIANPINGLNLTAGYAYNDNRIVKSSDASIEGNKASGAPENVLNFWLSYKFQNTLKNLGFGFGGNYVDKQYKFEDESFYAPSYSIYSATVFYDRPVWRLGVKFNNLTNTKYWDSYGMAQTPSNFLVNLTVRL; encoded by the coding sequence ATGAATTACCTCAGTTTGAAGACTTCACGTTTTCTATTTTCAATCAGTTTTTTATTTTCGTTCTTATCGGTTTTTGCACAGCAAAATCATGGAAAAATTAAAGGAACCATAACTACTTCAGACGGCGATGCTGCAGCGGGAGTAAATGTTATTCTTAGAAACTCTAAATATGGTACTGTTTCTAACTATGACGGAAGTTTTGATTTTAATAAAGTAAGAGCCAATTCTTATACACTTCAAGTATCTTTGGCAGGTTACGAAACCGCAGAAACCGAAGTGATAGTTACAGAAAACGAAACCTCAACAATTAATTTACAGCTTAAAGTTTCTAATAAGGAATTGAATGAAGTTGTCGTAAATGGCAAGAAAAGCAACTTATCCAAAAAGACCGATTATGTTGCCAGGATGCCGTTAAAGAACCTAGAAAATCCTCAGGTTTATAATGTTATTCACAAAGAACTATTGCAAGAGCAAATTGCGGTAGATATAAGAAGCGCGGTTCAAAATGCTACTGGCGCAATCTCAAAAATATATCCTTCTGGAGGACTTGAAATTAGTTTTAGAGGATTCAGTACAGGTGTAAACGCACGAAATGGCATGGAAACTCTTTCTGGACGAAGCTCAATCTCAATTGATAATGCCGAACGAATTGAGGTGCTAAAAGGCCCTTCTGGAACCTTGTTTGGTTCTTCTGTTTCCTCATTTGGAGGAGTTGTAAACTTGGTTACCAAAAAGCCTTTTGAAACTAGCAAAACAGAGATATCTTATACAGGAGGAAGCTTTGGACTGCAGCGTGTTGCGGTAGATTTTAATATGCCTTTGACTTCAAACAAAAAAGTTTTGTTTAGAATGAACGCCTCGGCAAACACAGAAAATAGTTTCTTAAATTATGGTTTTAATAAAACAGTCTTATTTGCACCGAGCATTATTTATAAAGCAACCGACAGATTAACGCTGAGTTTAGACACAGAGATTTTCAACACCAATAACACACGTCCTACTTACGGACGTTCTTATGCGGCAGGACTCACCAACCCAACAGACCTAAAAGTAAATTATAGAACAAGCTTATTTGCAGATGATCTTGATGCTAAAACGACTTCTCCTAAAATATTTGCTCAGGCAGAATATAAAATCTCTGATAACTGGAAATCTACAACACTATTCTCATTAGTAGATGAACGTGTCGATCATAGTTATCAATACTACACTGTATGGAAATCGCCGACAGAAGTTGAAAGAATGGTATCGCGTTTTGGACCAATCCATAATAATTTTACCAATTTTCAGGAAAACATTAATGGTGAATTTTCTACAGGAAGCATCAAACATAAATTCTTAACAGGTATTAATTACAGATTTACAAAAGGAACATTTAAATATGCCACAACACAAGTATTAGATGTAATTGATGTGACGACAAATTTTGAACCAATTCGAAAAAGCGATGTAGATCCAAAATTGAAAGAAATGCAATTTGGCGTCCCAAATGAACAGACTTTCAGTGTCTATGCTTCAGATGTAGTTAGTTTTACAGATCGCTTGTCTGTAATGTTAAGTCTTCGTCTGGATAACTTTGTTCAGAAAAAATTGGAAGATACAGATGGTTACAACCAAACAGCTTTGTCTCCAAAATTAGGTTTGGTTTATGAAGTAGTTAAAGATCAAGTTTCTTTATTTGGAAATTATATGAATGGTTTTCAAAATTCAGGTCCAGTAAATCAGCCAGATGGATCAATATTAATCTTAAAACCAATTTATGCGAATCAATATGAAGGTGGCGTAAAAGTGGAAACTTTTAATAAAAAATTGAGCACGACACTGAGCTACTACAATATTACAATTGATAATGCCACAAGAACAAATCCCGATGGATATAATATTCAGGATGGAAAACAAGTAAGTAAAGGAATTGATTTTGAATTTATTGCCAATCCAATAAACGGTTTAAACTTGACAGCTGGTTACGCTTATAATGACAATCGTATCGTTAAATCGTCTGACGCTTCCATTGAAGGCAACAAGGCTAGCGGCGCACCAGAAAATGTGCTCAATTTTTGGCTTTCCTATAAATTTCAAAACACATTAAAAAATTTAGGTTTTGGTTTTGGAGGAAATTATGTAGACAAACAATATAAATTTGAAGATGAAAGCTTTTATGCTCCTTCTTATTCGATTTATAGCGCAACAGTATTTTACGACAGACCCGTTTGGAGACTTGGAGTTAAATTCAACAACCTTACAAACACAAAATACTGGGATTCTTATGGAATGGCTCAAACTCCATCGAACTTCTTAGTAAACCTAACAGTAAGACTTTAG
- a CDS encoding APC family permease, whose translation MSDSPKNQLQKTLGFSFNVAVLIGGTIGVGILRTPGTIAEMLNNYWLILASWLFGGLYVLLGANSYSELATMLPKAGGSYNYIKRALGEYAGFLSGWYDYIVNAIPPAFYCIVISEYTIILFPQLAQYSTVLSVSLLVAFVLLHLSGVKNGSVIQQITSFLKVICFVALVVACFMYSGVEVPAIKTDSSIFQIGLIFGFFKSLQLIIGTYNGWNGVCFFAEENENPSKNIPKSLYSGVLLVVAIYILVNAAFFHVLPIETLAKSNLAAADVAKILFGENGAKIVTVISIFSLISILNAFMMIPPRILYGLSRDGFFIEKGTTVNKGGTPIVALLVSSLFSLFLICIGSFEVLFSFAAFISIIVWGLAYYSLLKLRTSEPDLPRPYRSFWYPWTTILAIIFSIALLAGFIYSDPISFLIIVGIAVVSYPLFLVLKKKKK comes from the coding sequence ATGTCAGATTCTCCCAAAAACCAATTGCAAAAAACTTTAGGCTTTAGTTTTAATGTTGCCGTTTTAATTGGAGGAACAATCGGCGTCGGCATTTTACGCACACCAGGAACCATTGCAGAAATGCTGAATAATTATTGGCTGATTCTTGCTTCTTGGCTCTTTGGCGGTTTGTATGTCCTATTAGGAGCAAATTCGTATTCAGAATTAGCTACAATGCTGCCAAAAGCTGGTGGATCTTACAACTACATCAAAAGAGCTTTGGGCGAGTATGCCGGTTTTCTTTCTGGTTGGTACGATTATATTGTGAATGCCATTCCTCCTGCTTTTTATTGCATCGTAATTAGCGAATACACGATTATTTTATTTCCGCAATTAGCGCAGTATTCAACCGTATTATCGGTTTCTTTATTAGTTGCATTTGTCCTATTGCATTTAAGCGGAGTCAAAAACGGAAGTGTAATTCAGCAGATTACCAGTTTCTTAAAAGTCATTTGCTTTGTGGCTTTGGTTGTGGCTTGCTTTATGTATTCTGGAGTTGAAGTTCCAGCGATAAAAACGGATAGTTCTATTTTTCAAATCGGACTTATTTTTGGATTCTTCAAATCATTACAGCTTATTATTGGAACTTATAATGGTTGGAACGGCGTTTGTTTTTTTGCTGAAGAAAATGAAAATCCAAGCAAAAATATTCCGAAATCTTTATACAGCGGCGTTTTACTAGTTGTAGCCATTTATATTTTGGTAAACGCAGCATTTTTCCATGTTCTGCCAATAGAGACATTAGCAAAATCTAATCTGGCTGCTGCCGATGTTGCCAAAATTCTTTTCGGCGAAAATGGTGCTAAAATCGTTACCGTAATTTCCATTTTCTCCTTAATTAGTATTCTGAATGCTTTTATGATGATTCCGCCAAGAATACTTTATGGATTAAGCCGCGACGGTTTCTTTATCGAAAAAGGAACAACTGTAAATAAAGGTGGAACACCAATTGTAGCGCTATTGGTTTCCTCACTTTTCAGTTTGTTTTTAATCTGTATAGGTTCTTTTGAAGTCCTATTTTCTTTCGCTGCTTTTATCTCGATAATTGTTTGGGGACTGGCTTATTATTCGCTTTTAAAATTACGAACTTCTGAACCAGATTTACCAAGACCTTATCGTTCATTTTGGTATCCTTGGACGACTATACTCGCTATTATATTTTCGATCGCCTTACTTGCGGGATTTATTTACAGTGATCCTATTAGTTTTCTTATTATTGTTGGAATTGCTGTTGTTTCTTATCCTCTGTTTTTGGTTTTGAAGAAGAAGAAAAAATAA
- a CDS encoding valine--tRNA ligase, whose translation MTIPAQFDAKTIESKWYDYWMKNNYFHSEPDHRTPYTIVIPPPNVTGVLHMGHMLNNTIQDVLIRRARLKGFNACWVPGTDHASIATEAKVVAKLKAEGINKNDLTREEFLKHAWEWTDKYGGTILEQLKKLGASCDWERTKFTMDPDMSASVIKSFVDLYNKGLIYRGYRMVNWDPEAKTTLSDEEVIYEEQQGKLFFLKYKIEGSEDFLTIATTRPETIFGDTAICINPNDERFAHLKGKKAIVPICGRVIPIIEDEYVDVEFGTGCLKVTPAHDMNDKTLGEKHNLEIVDIFNEDATLNSFGLHYQGKDRFVVRTEIAKELEEIGALAKTETHLNKVGTSERTKAVIEPRLSDQWFLKMEELVKPAIKSVLETGDIKLHPKRFENTYAHWLNNIRDWNISRQLWWGQQIPAYYYGDGKEDFVVAENIEDALKLAQAKTNNQQLTADNLKQDVDALDTWFSSWLWPMSVFGGIMDPESPDFKYYYPTNDLVTGPDILFFWVARMIIAGYEYAGEKPFTNVYLTGLVRDKQRRKMSKSLGNSPDPLDLIDKFSADGVRVGLLLSASAGNDIMFDEELCNQGKAFSNKIWNAFKLIKGWEVSETIVQPESSKVAIEWYEAKLQQTLVDIEDNFEKYRISDSLMAIYKLVWDDFCSWFLEMIKPAYQQPIDSVTFAKAIEMLESNLKLLHPFMPFLTEEIWQLIAERTPEEALIVSTWPELKPFDAKLITDFENSIEVISGIRTIRKDKNIPFKDAIELKGINSENVSTYFDSIITKLGNVSAFEYVSEKVDGALSFRVKSNEYFIPITGNIDVEAEIAKLTEELNYTKGFLKSVEAKLSNEKFVNGAPEKVLNLEKQKQADALAKIATIEQSLAGLK comes from the coding sequence ATGACAATTCCAGCACAATTTGACGCTAAGACGATTGAGAGTAAATGGTATGATTACTGGATGAAAAACAACTATTTTCATTCAGAGCCAGATCATAGAACACCGTACACCATTGTAATTCCGCCGCCAAACGTCACTGGAGTCCTTCACATGGGACATATGTTGAATAATACGATTCAGGATGTTTTAATTCGTCGTGCACGTCTTAAAGGATTCAACGCTTGTTGGGTTCCAGGTACAGATCATGCCTCTATTGCAACTGAAGCAAAAGTGGTAGCGAAATTAAAAGCAGAAGGAATCAATAAAAACGATTTGACCCGCGAAGAATTCCTAAAACATGCTTGGGAATGGACAGATAAATACGGTGGAACAATCTTAGAACAACTTAAGAAATTAGGAGCTTCTTGCGATTGGGAACGCACTAAATTTACAATGGATCCAGATATGTCTGCATCTGTAATTAAATCGTTTGTAGATTTATACAACAAAGGTTTAATCTACAGAGGATACCGTATGGTAAACTGGGATCCAGAAGCAAAAACTACTCTTTCTGACGAAGAAGTAATTTATGAAGAACAGCAAGGAAAATTATTTTTCTTAAAATATAAAATTGAAGGTTCAGAAGATTTCTTGACGATTGCTACAACGCGTCCTGAAACTATTTTTGGAGATACTGCCATCTGTATCAATCCTAACGATGAGCGTTTTGCACATTTAAAAGGTAAAAAAGCAATCGTTCCAATCTGCGGAAGAGTAATTCCAATTATTGAAGACGAATATGTTGATGTTGAATTCGGAACAGGATGTTTGAAAGTAACGCCTGCTCACGATATGAACGATAAAACTCTTGGTGAAAAACATAACCTTGAGATCGTTGATATTTTTAATGAAGATGCAACTTTAAATAGCTTCGGATTACATTATCAAGGAAAAGACCGTTTTGTGGTTCGTACTGAGATTGCAAAAGAATTAGAAGAAATTGGAGCTTTAGCAAAAACAGAAACACATTTAAATAAAGTAGGAACTTCTGAAAGAACAAAAGCGGTAATCGAACCAAGATTATCTGACCAATGGTTCTTGAAAATGGAAGAATTAGTAAAACCTGCAATTAAGTCGGTTTTAGAAACAGGAGATATTAAATTACATCCAAAACGTTTCGAAAATACTTATGCGCACTGGTTGAACAATATTCGTGATTGGAACATTTCTCGTCAGTTATGGTGGGGACAACAAATTCCAGCGTATTATTATGGTGACGGAAAAGAAGATTTCGTAGTTGCAGAAAACATTGAAGATGCGTTGAAATTAGCACAAGCCAAAACCAACAACCAACAACTAACAGCCGACAACTTAAAACAAGATGTTGACGCATTAGATACTTGGTTTTCTTCTTGGTTATGGCCAATGTCTGTTTTCGGTGGAATTATGGATCCAGAAAGCCCAGATTTTAAATACTATTATCCAACAAATGACTTGGTTACAGGTCCGGATATTTTATTTTTCTGGGTTGCGAGAATGATTATTGCGGGTTACGAATATGCAGGCGAAAAACCATTTACAAACGTATATTTGACAGGTCTAGTTCGTGATAAACAACGTCGTAAAATGTCTAAATCATTAGGAAATTCTCCTGATCCTTTAGACTTGATCGATAAATTCAGTGCAGACGGAGTTCGTGTAGGATTGCTTTTAAGTGCTTCTGCAGGAAACGATATTATGTTTGATGAAGAATTATGTAACCAAGGAAAAGCATTCTCAAACAAAATATGGAATGCATTTAAATTGATTAAAGGATGGGAAGTTTCAGAAACCATCGTACAGCCAGAATCATCAAAAGTGGCTATTGAATGGTATGAAGCGAAATTACAGCAGACTTTAGTTGATATTGAAGATAATTTCGAGAAATACAGAATTTCAGATTCTCTTATGGCCATTTATAAATTGGTTTGGGATGACTTCTGTTCTTGGTTCCTTGAAATGATTAAACCAGCATACCAACAGCCAATTGACAGCGTAACTTTCGCGAAAGCGATCGAAATGTTAGAAAGCAACTTAAAACTGCTTCATCCATTTATGCCTTTCTTGACAGAGGAAATTTGGCAGTTAATTGCTGAAAGAACTCCAGAAGAAGCTTTAATTGTTTCGACTTGGCCAGAATTAAAACCATTTGATGCTAAATTGATTACTGATTTTGAAAATTCTATTGAAGTAATCTCTGGAATTAGAACGATTCGTAAAGACAAAAATATTCCGTTTAAAGATGCAATCGAATTAAAAGGAATCAACAGCGAAAATGTTTCTACTTATTTTGATTCAATCATTACGAAATTAGGAAACGTTTCTGCTTTCGAATATGTTTCAGAAAAAGTAGATGGAGCATTATCTTTCCGTGTAAAATCAAATGAATATTTCATTCCGATTACAGGAAACATCGATGTTGAAGCAGAAATTGCAAAATTGACAGAAGAATTGAATTATACTAAAGGATTTTTGAAATCTGTTGAAGCAAAACTTTCAAACGAGAAATTCGTAAACGGAGCTCCAGAGAAAGTTCTTAATCTAGAGAAACAAAAACAAGCAGATGCTTTAGCAAAAATTGCGACAATTGAGCAGAGTTTAGCTGGTTTGAAATAA
- a CDS encoding DUF4198 domain-containing protein, with product MKSNTLKTLSFLFLMLFAAPQLFAHALWIETKATGTKGKAQEISVYFGEFSDNDITKADKWFSDLKDFSLVVISPSKKETKLTSKALDNKYQAFFTPDEDGVYTIVMHHTVKDVYGTMKLDYNSSANVVVGNKAAGNNIASNTNKIAVFSEQADVAKKDTKITGVASYDGAIAKETKIKVIAPNGWEKELWTNDKGEFSFTPIWSGNYMVEYAHTDKSAGEHNGKKYDEIWKMATYQIAVK from the coding sequence ATGAAATCAAATACTTTAAAAACACTAAGCTTTTTATTTCTAATGCTTTTTGCTGCACCTCAGCTTTTTGCCCATGCCCTTTGGATTGAAACCAAAGCAACAGGAACAAAAGGAAAAGCTCAGGAAATTTCTGTTTATTTTGGAGAATTCTCTGATAATGATATTACAAAAGCTGATAAATGGTTTTCTGATTTAAAGGATTTTTCTCTAGTTGTAATTTCTCCTTCAAAAAAAGAAACTAAGTTAACTTCTAAAGCTCTAGATAATAAATACCAAGCTTTCTTTACGCCAGACGAAGATGGAGTTTACACCATTGTAATGCACCACACTGTAAAAGATGTTTACGGTACTATGAAATTAGATTACAACTCTAGTGCAAATGTTGTAGTTGGAAATAAAGCTGCAGGAAACAATATTGCTTCTAACACGAATAAAATTGCAGTTTTCTCAGAACAAGCAGATGTTGCAAAAAAAGATACTAAAATCACTGGAGTAGCTTCTTATGACGGCGCTATCGCAAAAGAAACAAAAATTAAAGTAATCGCTCCAAACGGATGGGAGAAAGAGTTATGGACAAACGATAAAGGAGAATTTTCTTTTACACCAATCTGGTCTGGAAACTATATGGTAGAATATGCGCACACAGATAAATCGGCTGGAGAACACAACGGAAAAAAATACGATGAAATCTGGAAAATGGCAACTTACCAAATTGCTGTAAAATAA
- a CDS encoding DUF1573 domain-containing protein, whose amino-acid sequence MKNAASFIAVLLFSAISYAQNGPKIEFAAPDNTIDYGKISKGDNGLRSFEFTNTGDAPLLITGAESTLSSIVVTKPAAAIMPGKKGKIDVKYNMVAGPIRKTITVETNAVNYPDGRVALKIKGEVQ is encoded by the coding sequence ATGAAAAATGCAGCCTCTTTTATTGCAGTCTTATTGTTTAGCGCAATAAGCTATGCACAAAACGGCCCGAAAATTGAATTTGCAGCCCCAGACAATACAATTGATTATGGAAAAATTTCTAAAGGTGACAATGGACTTCGCTCCTTTGAATTTACAAACACTGGTGATGCTCCTTTATTAATTACAGGCGCAGAATCTACGCTAAGTTCAATCGTTGTTACCAAACCTGCGGCAGCAATTATGCCGGGCAAAAAAGGGAAAATCGATGTAAAATATAATATGGTAGCAGGACCTATTCGTAAAACAATTACTGTTGAAACAAACGCAGTAAACTATCCTGACGGAAGAGTAGCTCTTAAAATTAAGGGTGAAGTTCAATAA
- a CDS encoding IS110 family transposase, translated as MKNIIVGIDISSKTLDICVKEESVNYFSIENNVQVIKRFFKRYSDENVIIGMENTGRYNWNLFEVLEKFNFRVYVISALHIKKSIGLVRGKNDKIDALRICNFIEKNYQENREWKPSSRSIKKIKILLTERALRIKIKKQLMAQQHDYKLMKGIGLDKELKSLNVKLIKSVEEQIKAIENDIEKVIHDDQSLSQKQKLIKSVPGVGQVLSWTLLSKTEGFTVITDPRKMACYSGVVPFDFQSGTSLKRRPRVSMLADKGLKTILHLAAMSAIRLDNDLSKYYHRKIDEGKNKMSVLNAVRNKIIHRVFAVIKKQIPYQKDLVLS; from the coding sequence ATGAAAAACATTATTGTCGGCATTGATATCAGCAGCAAGACTTTGGATATTTGTGTTAAGGAAGAATCTGTAAATTACTTTTCAATTGAGAACAACGTTCAGGTTATAAAACGTTTTTTCAAAAGATATTCAGATGAAAATGTGATTATAGGTATGGAAAACACAGGCAGATACAATTGGAATCTCTTTGAAGTGCTTGAGAAATTCAATTTTAGAGTTTATGTCATATCAGCTCTGCATATCAAAAAAAGCATAGGTCTTGTCAGAGGCAAAAATGATAAAATCGATGCACTGAGGATTTGTAATTTCATTGAGAAAAATTATCAGGAAAATAGAGAATGGAAGCCAAGTTCTCGCTCTATCAAAAAGATAAAAATACTATTGACCGAAAGAGCTTTAAGGATAAAAATTAAAAAACAGCTTATGGCCCAGCAGCATGATTATAAATTAATGAAAGGCATTGGATTGGATAAAGAACTAAAAAGTCTAAATGTAAAACTCATTAAAAGTGTTGAAGAACAAATTAAAGCTATTGAAAATGATATTGAAAAAGTAATCCATGATGACCAAAGTCTAAGCCAGAAGCAGAAACTGATAAAATCAGTTCCAGGAGTAGGCCAAGTTCTATCGTGGACATTATTATCAAAAACAGAAGGTTTTACGGTTATAACAGATCCAAGAAAAATGGCCTGTTACAGCGGGGTTGTACCATTCGATTTTCAATCTGGAACATCATTAAAAAGAAGACCTAGAGTTTCCATGCTTGCAGATAAAGGACTCAAAACCATCTTACATCTGGCAGCAATGAGTGCAATACGTTTGGATAATGATTTAAGCAAATACTATCATAGAAAAATTGATGAAGGAAAGAACAAAATGAGTGTTTTGAATGCTGTGAGAAATAAAATAATTCATAGAGTTTTTGCAGTAATAAAAAAACAAATCCCTTATCAAAAAGATTTGGTTTTATCATAG
- a CDS encoding TonB-dependent siderophore receptor, whose translation MKYNLLFALGLLSFASYAQDYSSSESTSSVNDTVKNKKGEILNEVVVTKTKEPKPVTAVRSGLKPMDNPQSIQVIGSEIIEQQQAIRLSEVLKNANGVYVGSARGGAQESFFSRGYDMSANNMFKNGFRYNAGSIPDVSGLDKVEFLKGGSALLFGNVAPGGILNLVTKTPQFKSGGEVSMQLGSYSYYKPAFDFYGGLTKSIAFRINGSYENSESFRDVVKNERLYINPSLLFVINPKTQITIQGDYLSADWTPDFGTGIIGTQILDLPRNTFYGSLWSNGTTKSSSASVLLNHDFNKNWKLNFNSSFQNYDRASKSTAQLSSVKDNGDWTRPLVQNDNSEQILGDQLSLQGNFNTGSVKHQIFTGADWENSFATAYTFAFDPANYDTINLFNFDPSTQRNDIPDARATQIAKTETNRFGVYFQDLISITEKFKVLAGVRWSWQEAEVTTYKETYTNKVQTVSPENAVPTVGAKKLDNAFSPKFGLIYQPRKDVSIFGSYSTSFTPNTGTTADLKPIEPSIIDQYEAGIKTDFLQGLLSTNVTVYQITNSNLAQTAEFKADGSLNTDTNVKVLSGETKSKGVEIDVTAKPIEGLSIIAGYSYNDMRYTKTSGLNGSFIEGDRLVRTPANTANLSFYYLVPEGFFKGVSLGAIGNYIGDRLGGWNDQYSTDTTKYPDGIYHREIPIDGYVTIDASVGYTWRKISILCKLSNITNELNYTVHENYSVNPIAPRQVLTSLRYKF comes from the coding sequence ATGAAATATAATTTACTATTTGCATTAGGATTATTGAGTTTTGCCTCTTATGCGCAAGATTATTCAAGCAGCGAATCTACTTCTTCAGTAAACGATACCGTTAAGAATAAAAAAGGAGAAATTCTTAATGAAGTTGTAGTTACCAAAACCAAAGAACCAAAACCAGTAACAGCAGTTCGCTCTGGATTAAAACCAATGGATAATCCACAATCGATACAAGTTATTGGTTCTGAAATTATCGAACAGCAGCAAGCAATTAGACTAAGCGAAGTTCTTAAAAACGCTAATGGTGTTTACGTTGGTTCTGCTCGTGGTGGTGCTCAGGAATCTTTCTTTTCTAGAGGTTATGACATGTCTGCCAATAATATGTTCAAAAACGGATTCCGTTATAATGCAGGATCAATTCCAGACGTTTCTGGTTTAGATAAAGTAGAGTTCTTAAAAGGGGGTTCAGCTTTACTATTTGGAAACGTAGCACCAGGAGGAATTCTTAATTTAGTAACAAAAACACCTCAATTTAAAAGTGGCGGAGAAGTTTCAATGCAATTAGGAAGCTACTCTTATTATAAGCCAGCATTTGATTTCTACGGAGGCTTAACTAAATCAATCGCATTTAGAATTAATGGTTCTTACGAGAATTCAGAAAGCTTTAGAGATGTTGTAAAAAACGAACGTTTGTACATTAATCCATCTTTGCTTTTTGTAATTAATCCTAAAACACAAATTACAATACAGGGAGATTATTTAAGTGCAGATTGGACGCCTGATTTTGGAACAGGAATTATTGGAACACAAATTCTTGATTTACCTCGCAATACTTTTTATGGATCGCTTTGGTCTAATGGTACAACCAAATCTTCTAGTGCTTCTGTATTATTAAATCATGATTTCAACAAAAACTGGAAATTAAATTTTAATTCTTCTTTCCAGAATTATGACAGAGCTTCAAAATCTACAGCACAATTATCATCTGTAAAAGATAATGGAGACTGGACAAGACCATTGGTTCAAAACGACAACTCAGAACAAATTTTAGGAGATCAATTAAGCCTTCAAGGAAACTTCAATACAGGATCTGTAAAACATCAGATCTTTACAGGTGCAGACTGGGAAAACTCATTTGCAACAGCATATACTTTTGCATTTGATCCTGCAAATTATGACACTATTAATCTTTTCAATTTTGATCCGTCAACACAAAGAAATGATATTCCAGACGCAAGAGCCACTCAAATTGCAAAAACAGAAACGAATCGTTTTGGAGTTTATTTCCAAGATTTGATTTCGATTACAGAAAAATTCAAAGTATTGGCAGGTGTACGTTGGTCATGGCAGGAAGCCGAAGTTACTACTTATAAAGAAACTTATACTAATAAGGTGCAAACAGTAAGCCCTGAAAATGCAGTTCCTACAGTAGGCGCTAAAAAATTAGACAATGCATTTTCTCCAAAATTTGGATTAATTTATCAGCCTAGAAAAGATGTTTCTATCTTTGGTAGTTATTCTACTTCATTTACTCCAAACACAGGAACTACAGCAGATTTAAAACCAATTGAACCTTCTATTATTGATCAATATGAAGCGGGAATCAAAACCGATTTCTTACAGGGATTGTTAAGTACGAATGTTACGGTTTATCAAATCACAAACAGCAATTTAGCTCAAACTGCAGAATTTAAAGCTGATGGAAGTTTAAACACAGACACAAACGTAAAAGTTTTAAGTGGCGAAACTAAAAGTAAAGGTGTCGAGATTGATGTTACCGCAAAACCTATTGAAGGCTTAAGCATTATCGCTGGTTACAGCTACAACGATATGAGATACACTAAAACATCTGGCTTAAATGGAAGTTTTATAGAAGGTGATCGTTTGGTTAGAACTCCTGCTAATACGGCAAATCTTAGCTTTTATTACTTAGTGCCAGAAGGCTTCTTTAAAGGGGTATCTTTAGGAGCGATAGGAAATTACATCGGTGATCGTTTAGGAGGCTGGAATGACCAATACAGCACAGATACGACTAAATATCCTGACGGAATATACCACAGAGAAATTCCTATTGATGGTTATGTTACAATTGATGCATCTGTTGGATATACTTGGAGAAAAATTTCAATTCTTTGCAAATTATCAAACATTACAAACGAATTAAACTATACGGTTCACGAGAACTACAGTGTGAACCCAATCGCGCCTCGTCAAGTTTTAACAAGTCTGCGATACAAGTTCTAA